Proteins encoded together in one Anopheles darlingi chromosome 3, idAnoDarlMG_H_01, whole genome shotgun sequence window:
- the LOC125957848 gene encoding microtubule-associated protein futsch isoform X2, with amino-acid sequence MGSRRGKHSLAKLLLYVAPVVVSLRSPGEPEQTILEQQRRGRVSELTAVSVAVAEAATTKSNTDSDTFAGNLEATVQEKAVPVQKKLSVENAEEEEVVEEEEVEEEEEEVEEEEEEEEEEEEVEKKVEQFEASKDTSSKTKDATTAVVPATPAEVTVPEVPAPDQNVGVTQKSDPVPVEPATEPQEKVTGEETSEPVTETPRPESSLAASDVTSIGDSKDHAEKPSIPPQTYLWTEVKKSKEQVSDGGYPWTHLYKGEVEEGKEGEPQPQPQETDAATATGKEVEEKIINEEVKKEQQPEQNGAHANGTTVPEPSIVVATTNGHCTEATPVAGPSASSPESPRRSRKRAASHEPEPSTSRHSLRDGIKHFLDEHPAIRNFSNSLTRKGKKTRTFVSHSLERAKSMADRSIDRARVQVTNTLRRKKAASEPRGFPEQKILNLRESPRLNNREIAAYVVRQPSDEALVKEEPIVKVTVETEASKNTIVVPDEIIELPSNGGQPERMEVEEPVIEVVVVAPSTTIVAPPAVEEDRYEIIEPPKEESKAPPLPVVEEPPVIPVKAQPPPKAPRKKKEHHYEDIEYYQPQDQPPQEVSTATVSEPTGEKLKRQEHIQEGLDPILGEMLGNEKIKISLQLQDEKFVDDMFGRRKHLDEILQQSSEDEREPVAGRTVIGSKGLLAPISSIDSTSSDEEARRTTQLSTLAEESDTGSVDGGGPSPAKKQDSLKETSDLPPVAECSKELELTPAEEHLLAEREQQKQQPAARTEEPKPNVTTEVATPGSVPEPESKVDTRWSKMSDHEYEPIGEPVPGSRLQPADGQQRKLSNSSFLRVPAGDEGDTVSMEELQKSIEDRFFNQPSSDAEAAGGVSSVPATGEGVEGATTGAATDEPKASKMKAAMAKAQSSGKQAMAKAQESGKQAMAKAQEGGKTLQKKLMQQTDRFKTKMSNIKLKKDGKDTAAPLASPEVVTTPELEKLDFTLAVPKDEVEQPEAEVASAAATAESPEVVAAEEEQDGATADASAKSGSKFAKLKNIHMPKIQKPDFKRPDFSKISKPKMPKLRGPDMSKFKRPEMPKFLTEKPDFGKMSEKMKLTRSKSMKEPSPSAATSAASPSDVSTLGPVDDAGGRPATKINYTDFSTYPRLFDKFKRQKSAPSGQASVRAGTPPPLEFTKTAKTTRGQGPTLVSRWTSEKSSEDAGSSRFLQYTGSELDDRETSVERRMRQELERAEFEGPELVAVTEEQKQLEEYDKENREIHLLSAARHDEFMKRKPPMERQESDLASEEEKQFWASALGQKIRQNIDMNSNDLDLLDEEERLLVAKENDEIDQEVREQAQYLLELSRQRAEKEHERRSSTPYTNQECQSSGSSSVRRRKGVLEEIDDDEFFLRQKGISKDNIQMGEYISSAIKEGLSHPKNALADMDRYDYYDEDADGLRRYYQPSFESDDVSNRQDFTDSYRTFPPDRPNRKAKGKAAATGYDEENDLDRIETEEQDDELAYYDRQRRTKYGSEQPQLLQSVATRYMDDEFEDDASLRREAGAMLAGSVVPPTPPSRRRKKRFRDVTPSDVDSFANAGGFTAVGKSISNNFIAGSLPTNVTVHRAEVPLAREESFGTIPEPAPRRSRSRSQLGSKILSNDDDMDRVSRGAESLIGGIIDAAPGARGSYPYEVSENNGYATVRKEAPPRPPAPIRRRKSTRSLDAAPPLRQFNTLPSYNYSVSPVRPQRNYSTINPNRPPRRKSVSSLTGSQQQLKPTTTQKNRDDVGQYEDVLEGPVPPQRPPPPAIQRDVANKMKDRPLPPPPRPSRKPRRPDGTDRHDLDGGAERVVSVDAEEVDTSTQTDPVSEDFGLDAEIAAVTEQAAAAAAAAATSNRLADTEQLEGALHRFRDGNTKALSDRPKSSRSGSRPETPASILIERKVSTPSLAHESVVEASLTVQPLEEFDDDQYIAELVKKYVSDEARKPEPRRTVDERRLRKSTSSLGREEEIRPVETLGTSLRTPTIRSTSRTSVDGRLSAATPEPLRNVEISPTVIEEIVERLRTTEQHHIDELHKLHQQQLEDLRQQHEAQKRLQEQRLEEQQRQLLEQQSQQLHETQQLKEQILQQQEHQKMLLAQQQNQQQQLLVAQQQQQLLMEQQEKERELQREKERELLREREQELERARERERELHLARELELQRAREVEQQRARDLEQQRIREMELQRAREQEHQRLRELEIQRAIEAEQGRQRELELQQRAAQAAASAAAAAAASQVVAKETEAAAPRNETSNDAQQQPAVEEKQQQAAEVSVDVVDGVAIATATELPPAAATATGSAAPPVRPPLPTLPQYAFHPDYLAYGIPPAAASPYLLRPSSVPSEEDGMTPLAPQRRRRHLRSKRESTSEDDQHQQREQQQRRHRHSTRSPEPSIPSLGGQLVRACGNSLRQTGDDLMAMLRASSKDENKRDLHIAIIILIVIVAGLMALGMSGEKAVHHHHWDYFSPPGHGAA; translated from the exons ATGGGTTCGAGGCGCGGGAAACACTCTCTGGCCAAGCTGCTACTCTACGTAGCACCTGTTGTGG TGTCGCTGCGGAGCCCTGGAGAACCGGAGCAGACTAtcctggagcagcagcggagggGTCGAGTTAGCGAACTGACGGCCgtatcggtggcggtggccgaggCCGCTACGACCAAATCCAACACCGACAGTGACACGTTTGCCGGTAATCTAGAGGCCACGGTGCAGGAGAAGGCAGTGCCGGTACAAAAGAAGCTATCGGTGGAGAacgccgaagaagaagaggtggttgaagaggaagaagttgaagaggaagaagaagaagtagaagaagaggaagaggaggaagaagaagaagaagaggtcgaaaagaaggtggaGCAGTTCGAGGCCAGCAAAGACACTTCCAGTAAAACGAAGGATGCCACTACGGCTGTCGTCCCTGCTACTCCGGCGGAAGTAACTGTTCCGGAAGTACCTGCTCCTGACCAGAACGTAGGAGTGACGCAAAAGAGTGATCCAGTACCGGTGGAACCTGCTACTGAGCCACAGGAGAAGGTAACTGGCGAGGAAACTTCCGAACCGGTGACAGAAACACCTCGCCCAGAGTCTTCGCTTGCAGCCAGTGACGTAACCTCGATCGGCGATTCAAAGGATCATGCCGAGAAGCCATCCATCCCGCCACAGACGTACCTCTGGACGGAGGTCAAGAAGTCCAAGGAACAGGTAAGCGAT GGTGGCTATCCCTGGACGCACCTCTACAAGGGAGAGGTCGAGGAGGGTAAGGAAGGAGAGCCCCAACCTCAGCCACAGGAGACCGatgccgctactgctactggcaAAGAGGTGGAAGAGAAGATTATTAACGAGGAAGTGAAGAAGGAGCAACAGCCGGAACAGAATGGTGCACACGCGAATGGAACCACTGTACCTGAGCCCAGCATTGTGGTCGCCACTACGAACGGTCACTGTACCGAAGCGACACCGGTTGCCGGTCCAAGTGCTTCAAGTCCGGAGTCTCCCCGGAGAAGTCGTAAGCGTGCTGCATCCCATGAACCCGAACCCTCGACGTCCCGTCATTCGTTGCGGGATGGTATTAAGCACTTCCTGGACGAACATCCGGCGATACGGAACTTTAGCAACAGCCTTACCCGGAAGGGCAAAAAAACTCGTACATTCGTGAGTCATTCGTTGGAACGCGCCAAATCGATGGCGGATCGGAGTATTGATCGTGCCCGGGTACAGGTGACCAACACGCTCCGGCGGAAGAAGGCCGCCTCTGAACCGCGTGGATTCCCGGAGCAGAAAATTCTCAATCTCCGAGAGTCACCTCGGCTCAATAATCGGGAAATTGCGGCCTATGTCGTACGGCAACCGAGTGATGAAGCGCTGGTCAAGGAGGAGCCGATCGTGAAGGTGACGGTGGAAACGGAAGCATCCAAGAATACGATCGTGGTGCCGGATGAAATCATCGAGCTACCGTCGAACGGCGGTCAGCCGGAACGGATGGAAGTAGAGGAGCCCGTTATAgaggtggttgtggtggcacCGTCCACAACGATCGTAGCTCCTCCAGCCGTGGAGGAAGATCGCTACGAGATCATTGAGCCACCGAAGGAAGAATCTAAAGCTCCTCCGCTGCCCGTAGTTGAGGAACCACCGGTGATCCCTGTTAAGGCTCAGCCACCTCCGAAAGCGCCgcgcaagaagaaggaacatCACTACGAAGACATCGAGTACTATCAGCCCCAGGATCAACCACCACAGGAAGTGTCAACGGCAACCGTCAGCGAACCGACGGGCGAGAAGTTGAAACGTCAAGAGCACATCCAAGAAGGCTTGGATCCAATTCTGGGAGAAATGCTTGGCAACGAGAAGATCAAGATATCGTTGCAGCTACAGGACGAGAAGTTCGTCGATGATATGTTCGGACGCCGGAAGCATCTCGATGAGATCCTGCAGCAATCATCCGAGGACGAGCGAGAACCGGTCGCCGGTAGGACGGTGATCGGTAGCAAGGGTCTTCTAGCTCCCatttcttcgatcgattcaaCATCGTCCGATGAGGAGGCACGCCGTACCACGCAGTTGTCCACTTTGGCCGAGGAGAGCGATACGGGCAGTGTCGACGGCGGTGGTCCATCGCCCGCCAAGAAGCAGGATTCACTGAAGGAAACCTCGGACTTACCACCGGTGGCAGAATGTAGCAAGGAGCTCGAGCTAACACCAGCAGAGGAGCATCTGCTCGCCGAACGGgaacaacaaaagcagcaaccagcagctcgCACCGAGGAGCCTAAACCGAACGTAACAACGGAAGTCGCCACACCAGGATcggtaccggaaccggagtcGAAGGTTGACACTCGCTGGTCTAAAATGAG TGATCACGAGTACGAGCCCATCGGAGAGCCGGTCCCCGGTTCGCGATTACAGCCAGCGGATGGACAGCAGCGTAAGCTTTCGAACTCCTCGTTCCTGCGCGTTCCGGCGGGCGATGAAGGTGATACGGTCAGCATGGAGGAGTTGCAGAAGTCGATCGAGGATCGCTTCTTTAATCAACCATCGTCGGATGCTGAGGCTGCCGGCGGCGTGTCCTCGGTGCCTGCTACCGGTGAGGGGGTTGAGGGAGCCACAACTGGTGCTGCGACCGATGAACCGAAGGCGAGCAAAATGAAGGCAGCCATGGCGAAGGCACAGAGCAGTGGCAAACAGGCGATGGCAAAGGCCCAGGAGAGCGGTAAGCAAGCCATGGCCAAGGCGCAGGAAGGTGGCAAAACGTTGCAGAAGAAGCTGATGCAGCAAACGGATCGCTTCAAGACGAAGATGTCAAACATTAAGCTCAAGAAGGATGGCAAAGACACTGCCGCTCCGCTCGCTAGCCCCGAGGTGGTTACGACGCCCGAACTGGAGAAGCTAGACTTTACGCTGGCCGTACCGAAGGATGAAGTGGAGCAGCCTGAGGCCGAGGtggcatctgctgctgctactgcggagAGTCCTGAAGTGGTGGCTGCCGAGGAGGAACAGGATGGTGCCACCGCTGATGCTAGCGCGaaatcgggcagcaaatttgCGAAGCTCAAGAACATCCACATGCCCAAGATACAGAAGCCAGACTTTAAGCGTCCTGATTTCAGCAAGATCTCCAAACCTAAAATGCCCAAGCTGCGCGGTCCGGACATGTCCAAGTTTAAGCGACCGGAAATGCCCAAATTCCTCACGGAGAAGCCAGACTTTGGCAAAATGTCTGAGAAGATGAAGCTGACGCGCAGTAAATCGATGAAGGAACCGTCACCATCTGCCGCTACCAGTGCTGCTTCACCGTCGGACGTCTCGACACTGGGACCGGTCGATGATGCAGGTGGACGACCGGCCACGAAGATCAACTATACCGACTTTAGCACGTACCCACGACTGTTCGATAAGTTTAAGCGCCAAAAGTCCGCGCCCAGTGGACAGGCTAGTGTGCGCGccggtacaccaccaccactggagtTCACCAAGACCGCCAAGACCACGCGCGGCCAGGGACCGACACTGGTGTCACGCTGGACGTCCGAAAAGTCATCGGAGGATGCTGGTAGCAGCCGGTTCCTGCAGTACACCGGTAGCGAGCTGGATGATCGAGAGACATCCGTCGAGCGCCGTATGCGCCAGGAGTTGGAGCGAGCTGAATTCGAGGGCCCAGAACTGGTGGCTGTGACcgaagagcagaagcagctcgaAGAGTACGATAAGGAGAACCGTGAGATCCACCTGCTGTCGGCAGCACGGCACGATGAGTTCATGAAGCGCAAACCACCGATGGAACGCCAGGAGTCGGATCTGGCCTCGGAAGAGGAGAAACAGTTCTGGGCTAGCGCGCTCGGCCAGAAGATTCGCCAGAACATCGACATGAACAGTAACGATCTGGATTTGCTCGACGAAGAGGaacggctgctggtggccaaggAGAACGACGAGATTGATCAGGAAGTTCGCGAGCAGGCTCAGTATCTGCTCGAGCTGAGCCGACAGCGGGCGGAGAAGGAGCACGAGCGACGCTCGTCCACACCCTACACCAACCAGGAATGCCAATCATCGGGCAGTTCCAGTGTGCGGCGCCGTAAGGGCGTACTGGAGGagatcgacgatgatgagttCTTCCTGCGCCAGAAGGGCATCTCGAAGGATAACATTCAGATGGGCGAGTACATCAGTTCGGCCATCAAGGAGGGTTTGAGCCACCCCAAGAATGCGCTGGCCGATATGGACCGGTACGATTACTACGACGAGGATGCCGATGGTTTGCGGCGATACTATCAGCCTAGCTTCGAATCGGATGACGTTTCCAATCGGCAAGACTTCACCGACAGTTACCGTACGTTCCCACCGGATCGTCCGAATCGCAAAGCGAAGGGTAAGGCTGCGGCGACCGGGTACGACGAAGAGAACGATCTGGATCGCATCGAGACCGAGGAGCAGGACGATGAGCTGGCGTACTACGATCGACAGCGCCGTACGAAGTATGGTAGCGAGCAACCGCAGCTGCTACAGTCCGTGGCCACTCGCTACATGGATGACGAGTTCGAGGACGATGCTAGCTTGCGGCGTGAGGCGGGCGCCATGTTGGCCGGTTCGGTTGTACCACCGACGCCACCATCGAGACGCCGCAAGAAGCGCTTCCGTGATGTGACGCCCTCGGACGTAGACTCATTCGCCAACGCCGGCGGGTTCACCGCCGTCGGAAAGTCCATCTCCAATAACTTCATCGCCGGATCACTCCCCACG AACGTCACTGTTCACCGTGCGGAGGTACCGCTGGCTCGGGAAGAAAGCTTCGGCACCATACCGGAACCGGCACCGAGACGTTCCCGTTCACGGTCTCAGCTCGGTTCGAAGATACTGagcaacgatgatgatatgGATCGCGTTTCGCGTGGTGCTGAGTCACTGATCGGTGGCATCATCGATGCTGCACCAGGTGCCAGAGGATCATATCCGTACGAAGTTTCCGAAAACAACGG CTATGCCACCGTACGTAAGGAAGCTCCACCgaggccaccggcaccgatacGGCGCCGTAAGTCAACCCGGTCACTCGATGCAGCACCACCGTTGCGGCAGTTCAATACGCTGCCCAGCTACAACTACTCGGTGTCCCCCGTTCGGCCACAGCGTAACTATAGCACCATCAACCCGAACCGTCCACCACGTAGGAAGTCTGTCTCCAGTCTTACcggcagtcagcagcagct GaaaccgaccaccacccaGAAGAACCGGGATGATGTAGGCCAGTATGAGGATGTGTTGGAAGGACCGGTGCCACCACAgcgtcctccaccaccagcgataCAGCGGGACGTAGCGAACAAGATGAAAGACCGgccgttaccaccaccaccgcgtccATCGCGCAAACCGCGGCGTCCCGATGGTACGGATCGTCACGatctcgatggtggtgccgagcGTGTCGTCTCGGTCGACGCCGAGGAAGTGGATACGTCCACCCAGACCGATCCAGTTTCGGAAGACTTTGGCCTGGACGCTGAGATAGCGGCTGTTACGGaacaagcggcagcagcggcggcggcggctgcaacGTCAAACCGTTTAGCCGATACGGAACAGCTCGAGGGAGCCCTGCATCGGTTCCGGGACGGTAACACCAAGGCACTGTCCGATCGGCCCAAGTCTTCGCGCTCCGGCAGCCGCCCAGAAACGCCGGCTTCGATTCTGATCGAACGCAAGGTATCGACACCATCGTTGGCCCACGAGTCCGTCGTCGAGGCATCGCTGACCGTGCAACCGCTCGAGGAGTTTGACGATGATCAGTACATAGCGGAGCTGGTGAAGAAGTATGTCTCGGATGAGGCACGCAAACCCGAACCAAGGCGAACGGTAGATGAGCGACGCTTGCGCAAGAGTACGAGCAGCCTCGGACGGGAGGAAGAGATCCGCCCGGTGGAGACGCTCGGTACTTCACTGCGTACCCCGACGATCCGTTCGACGAGTCGCACATCTGTCGATGGTCGACTGTCGGCCGCCACGCCCGAACCACTGCGCAACGTTGAGATTTCGCCCACGGTTATTGAGGAAATCGTCGAGCGACTGCGCACGACCGAACAGCACCACATCGACGAGCTGCACAagttgcaccagcagcagctcgaggaTTTGCGCCAACAGCACGAGGCACAGAAACGGCTGCAGGAGCAACGGCTGGAGGAACAGCAGCGTCAGCTGCTAGAACAGCAAAGCCAACAGCTACACGAAACGCAGCAGCTCAAGGAACAgattctgcagcagcaggaacaccagaagatgctgctggctcagcaacagaaccaacagcaacagctgctggtcgcacagcagcagcagcaactgctgaTGGAACAACAGGAGAAGGAGCGTGAGTTGCAGCGTGAAAAGGAACGCGAACTGCTACGGGAGCGTGAGCAGGAGCTGGAACGCGCCCGGGAGCGCGAACGGGAGCTGCATCTGGCCCGTGAGCTAGAACTGCAGCGTGCCCGTGAAGTGGAACAGCAACGAGCTCGAGATCTCGAACAGCAAAGGATACGCGAGATGGAGCTGCAGAGGGCACGCGAACAGGAACACCAGCGATTGCGTGAGCTCGAGATTCAGCGCGCGATCGAAGCAGAACAGGGCCGTCAGCGAGAGCTGGAGCTGCAGCAAAGGGCTGCACAGGcagcagcctcagcagcagcagcagcagcagcatctcaggTCGTTGCCAAGGAAACGGAAGCTGCGGCACCGCGGAATGAAACGTCAAACGatgctcagcagcagccagcagtggaagaaaagcagcagcaggctgcgGAGGTCTCAGTAGATGTAGTAGATGGTGTTGCGATTGCTACCGCGACTgagctaccaccagcagcggcaactGCGACAGGATCCGCAGCCCCGCCAGTGCGACCACCTCTACCAACACTGCCACAATACGCTTTCCATCCCGATTACCTAGCCTACGGTATTCCTCCCGCAGCCGCCTCACCATACCTACTGCGACCGAGCAGTGTGCCATCGGAGGAGGACGGTATGACCCCGTTGGCCCCACAACGCCGCCGACGTCATCTTCGTTCGAAGCGTGAATCCACCTCGGAGGacgatcagcatcaacagcgtgaacagcaacagcgccgcCATCGACACAGCACCCGTTCGCCCGAACCCTCGATCCCATCGCTCGGTGGCCAGCTGGTGCGGGCCTGTGGTAACTCGTTACGCCAAACCGGTGATGATCTGATGGCGATGCTGCGGGCTAGCAGCAAGGATGAGAACAAGCGCGATCTACatatcgccatcatcattctgatcgtgatcgtggccgGCCTGATGGCGCTCGGTATGAGCGGCGAGAAGGcggttcaccatcaccattggGATTACTTCAGTCCACCGGGCCATGGTGCTGCTTAG